A genomic region of Pyrus communis chromosome 14, drPyrComm1.1, whole genome shotgun sequence contains the following coding sequences:
- the LOC137714541 gene encoding F-box/LRR-repeat protein At4g14103-like: protein MIRRRTTPRTQISEPLKKKAGQEEKGGEEDMITRLPEDICCHILTFLPITHAVATSVLCKKWKNLWTSASFTNLELDDRLLLRRESSKTMSDYASLFATFVINVLRLINLPCIRKLAFFCSDHKNLNCINSWLLRACTSNTVEVEIRISYTENPIELPQILYVSTSLLVLKLNGNIRPDFPPDCVCFPSLKVLWIKVYSEDGISFTEKLLHICRVLEDFFIKGDILNKKRELVLKVKSNTLKRLKIECLVHNFNADIDYSFAVDCPNLKNLELCDYFLAKYRITAGLKVLDYEKICVGDPSADYGKLELYFEVNHSNRAFELLEALSNVKSLSLSGGTTGAVGYSYETRVNVEEIALQIRLRNFVVRFTFLACLELVFCTCESWNLLALLLHSSPKLQYLILRIDWRLKRDFAFRRLLYKTPECLALCLQEIKILGFEGALYELTVVEFLLAHAEVLQNMRIQVQEVTPDAEMRFRDQMLENPRASEACQVEMISTTKMEN from the exons ATGATTCGTCGGAGAACAACCCCAAGAACTCAAATTTCTGAGCCACTGAAAAAGAAAGCGggacaagaagaaaaaggaggagaagaagacaTGATCACCAGATTACCGGAGGATATTTGCTGCCATATTCTCACATTCTTGCCAATTACACATGCCGTGGCCACTAGCGTGCTCTGCAAGAAGTGGAAAAACCTATGGACTTCTGCTTCCTTCACAAACCTAGAGCTTGATGACCGGTTACTGCTTCGCCGCGAaagctccaaaaccatgtccgACTACGCTTCCCTATTCGCCACCTTCGTTATCAACGTGCTCCGCCTCATCAATTTGCCATGCATACGAAAACTCGCATTCTTTTGCTCCGACCATAAGAATTTGAATTGTATAAATTCTTGGTTGCTTCGTGCATGCACATCCAATACAGTTGAGGTCGAGATCAGGATTTCTTACACGGAAAACCCGATTGAACTGCCTCAAATTTTGTATGTCAGCACTTCACTTCTCGTACTAAAACTAAATGGGAACATACGGCCGGATTTTCCTCCCGATTGCGTGTGTTTTCCGAGCCTCAAGGTTCTCTGGATAAAGGTTTATAGCGAAGATGGTATTAGTTTTACGGAGAAGCTTCTCCACATCTGCCGTGTGCTTGAAGATTTCTTCATAAAGGGTGACATACTGAACAAGAAAAGGGAATTGGTTTTAAAGGTGAAATCGAATACCCTCAAGAGGTTGAAGATTGAATGTCTGGTGCATAATTTCAATGCTGATATCGACTATAGCTTTGCGGTTGATTGCCCGAACCTCAAGAACCTTGAGCTCTGCGATTACTTCTTGGCCAAGTATAGAATCACAGCGGGTTTGAAGGTTCTCGATTATGAGAAGATTTGTGTCGGAGACCCTTCAGCAGATTACGGTAAACTTGAGCTTTATTTCGAGGTCAACCACTCAAATCGTGCATTCGAGCTTCTTGAAGCACTCTCAAACGTCAAGTCCTTATCGTTGTCCGGAGGTACTACAGGG GCCGTCGGCTATTCCTACGAGACTCGGGTCAACGTAGAAGAAATTGCACTGCAGATCCGGTTGAGAAATTTCGTGGTAAGGTTTACTTTCCTTGCGTGTTTGGAACTCGTTTTCTGTACTTGTGAGAGCTGGAACTTATTGGCGTTGCTTCTACATAGCTCTCCTAAACTGCAGTACCTTATCTTGAGAATCGACTGGAGATTAAAGAGAGACTTTGCCTTCAGAAGATTGTTGTACAAAACGCCGGAATGCTTGGCGCTCTGCCTTCAAGAAATCAAGATTTTGGGGTTCGAAGGGGCGTTGTACGAGTTGACAGTGGTAGAGTTCCTTTTAGCTCATGCCGAAGTTTTGCAAAACATGAGAATCCAAGTCCAAGAAGTAACACCAGATGCCGAGATGAGGTTCagagatcaaatgttggaaaatCCGAGAGCTTCAGAAGCATGTCAAGTGGAGATGATCTCAACcacaaaaatggaaaattga
- the LOC137715808 gene encoding uncharacterized protein, with the protein MGKDRNGNVSDRRSRSAEKEDRRSRSSEKEEENKRKSEKTSEILDSESEEEDRKCSKSRRKEREISDSGDEKHVKRDRRRRRSRRRYSSEEDTDSESESESEESGSDSESESESESDGRRKRRKRRENEDRERKRRKREKEGKRRRREREEERKKKEKRKKKRKEKKEKGKVGAVTNSWGKYGIIRETDMWNKRPEFTAWLQEVKQVNLEHLANWEEKQMFKQFMEDHNTATFPSKKYYSLDNYYRHKMEKEIKRGFKKATPTERIVFNDEEQKRQEMMRVREKQKEEEVEALKRSMQSGLAQAMKEQAQLREEMAYQYKIGNMEAAAAIQRRLDPDAAV; encoded by the exons ATGGGTAAAGATCGAAACGGCAACGTTTCAGATAGACGAAGCAGAAGCGCGGAGAAAGAGGATAGACGAAGCAGAAGTTCcgagaaagaggaagaaaacaaGAGAAAATCTGAGAAAACGAGCGAAATTTTGGATTCTGAGTCCGAAGAAGAAGACAGGAAATGCAGTAAATCTAGAAGAAAAGAGCGGGAAATCTCCGATTCCGGCGATGAAAAGCACGTGAAAAGGGATAGACGACGGAGGAGATCCCGAAGGCGGTACAGTAGCGAGGAGGATACGGATTCGGAGTCCGAGTCGGAATCGGAGGAGAGCGGGTCGGATTCGGAGTCGGAGAGTGAGAGCGAGAGTGATGGGAGGAggaaaaggaggaagaggagagagaacgAGGACAGAgaaaggaagaggaggaagagagagaaggaagggaagaggaggaggagagagagggaggaagagaggaagaagaaggagaagagaaagaagaagaggaaggagaagaaggagaaaggaaAGGTAGGAGCGGTGACGAATTCGTGGGGAAAGTATGGGATCATCAGGGAAACTGATATGTG GAACAAACGACCAGAGTTCACAGCATGGTTACAGGAAGTAAAACAG GTGAACCTGGAACATCTGGCAAATTGGGAAGAGAAGCAGATGTTCAAAca GTTCATGGAAGATCACAATACAGCTACCTTCCCTTCGAAAAA GTACTACAGCCTTGATAATTACTACAGGCATAAAATGGAGAAGGAAATTAAAAGAGGTTTTAAGAAGGCTACGCCAACTGAACGTATTGTATTCAATGACGAAGAACAAAAACG GCAAGAAATGATGCGAGTGCGTGAAAagcaaaaggaagaagaagtagAGGCTCTGAAGCGCTCAATGCAGAGTGGACTG GCACAAGCAATGAAAGAGCAAGCTCAACTAAGGGAAGAGATGGCTTACCAGTACAAGATTGGAAACATGGAG GCTGCCGCTGCTATTCAGAGAAGGTTGGACCCTGATGCTGCTGTGTGA